Proteins encoded by one window of Pseudomonas coleopterorum:
- a CDS encoding GreA/GreB family elongation factor, producing MSRAFVNEDHAAAQATQPVERLISTQPNYVTASGLAQLQARVTEVQILQAEQTAMGERADRQRMADLERDMRYYQHRLQHAQVVAPITSTAKVQIGSWVTFADDQGVEQRVCLVGEDQADAGVGLINWASPLGRALLGAEVGEERVWRRPAGDLTVEITGIQTGP from the coding sequence ATGAGCAGGGCATTCGTCAATGAAGACCACGCTGCCGCTCAGGCGACTCAACCCGTTGAACGCCTGATCAGCACCCAGCCCAATTACGTAACTGCCAGCGGGCTGGCCCAGCTGCAGGCGCGGGTTACCGAAGTGCAGATCCTGCAGGCCGAGCAGACGGCGATGGGCGAGCGCGCCGATCGTCAGCGCATGGCCGATCTGGAACGGGACATGCGCTACTACCAGCACCGCCTGCAGCACGCCCAGGTGGTAGCACCCATCACCTCTACGGCAAAAGTGCAGATCGGCAGCTGGGTTACTTTTGCCGACGATCAAGGTGTCGAGCAGCGTGTGTGCCTGGTAGGCGAGGATCAAGCGGATGCGGGCGTTGGCCTGATCAACTGGGCCTCGCCCCTGGGTCGGGCGCTGCTGGGTGCGGAAGTAGGTGAAGAGCGCGTCTGGCGACGTCCGGCGGGCGATCTCACCGTGGAAATCACGGGTATTCAGACAGGGCCGTGA
- the yjiA gene encoding GTPase has product MSEAPPPIPVTILSGFLGAGKTTLLRHMLKAEHGLKIAVIENEFSDAGIDTQLLGDEPVQTMTLANGCVCCTIHTDLTKALYLLLERLDSGEIAFDRLVIECTGLADPAPVAQTFFIDEELRERYILDGILTLVDAAHAGIHLAQTIAQAQVGFADRLLISKTDLVAPSVFDELSERLTRINRRAPIRVVEHGRIDLAELLDVRGFNLNAGLALRPVNQGPSVDRIASLVLRTDKPLDIDRLSTFMNELLEEHGKQLLRYKGVLSIAGEDRRLVFQGVLKLYGFDWDTEWAPGELRESVMVFIADDLPEAKIRAGFDQL; this is encoded by the coding sequence TTGTCCGAAGCCCCACCCCCCATTCCCGTCACCATCCTCAGCGGCTTTCTCGGGGCCGGCAAGACCACCTTGCTGCGCCACATGCTCAAGGCCGAACACGGCCTGAAGATCGCCGTGATCGAGAACGAATTCAGCGATGCCGGCATCGACACCCAGCTGTTGGGCGACGAGCCCGTGCAGACCATGACCCTGGCCAACGGCTGCGTGTGCTGCACCATTCACACCGACCTGACCAAGGCGCTGTACCTGCTGCTGGAGCGTCTGGACAGCGGCGAAATCGCCTTCGATCGGCTGGTCATCGAATGCACTGGCCTGGCCGACCCGGCGCCGGTCGCCCAGACCTTTTTCATCGATGAAGAACTGCGCGAACGCTACATTCTGGACGGCATCCTGACGTTGGTGGACGCTGCCCACGCGGGTATCCATCTGGCTCAGACCATCGCCCAGGCACAGGTGGGTTTCGCCGACCGCCTGCTGATCAGCAAGACCGATCTGGTCGCGCCTTCGGTGTTCGACGAGTTGAGCGAGCGCCTGACCCGCATCAACCGACGCGCGCCGATCCGTGTGGTCGAGCACGGTCGAATCGATCTGGCGGAGCTGCTCGATGTGCGTGGCTTCAATCTCAATGCCGGCCTGGCGTTGCGCCCGGTCAATCAGGGCCCCAGCGTGGACCGCATCGCCAGCCTGGTACTGCGCACCGACAAGCCGCTGGACATCGACCGCCTCAGTACCTTCATGAACGAACTGCTGGAAGAGCACGGCAAGCAACTGCTGCGCTACAAAGGCGTGTTGAGTATCGCGGGGGAAGATCGACGCCTGGTGTTCCAGGGCGTATTGAAGCTCTACGGCTTCGACTGGGACACCGAATGGGCCCCGGGGGAGTTACGCGAAAGCGTGATGGTTTTCATCGCCGATGATCTACCCGAAGCCAAGATCCGCGCCGGATTCGACCAGCTCTGA
- a CDS encoding DUF4105 domain-containing protein — MLKRLASLALCVCAPLHAAPHIDAQRLQQLANDPYWISVGHYERGKLGGWRSYVDDRKFFLADDGAHHPDAELQATLQAIYAPAGSGDKHAQCVFPARTRWLRQQLGLTDLPNVECAEFTKWFSDVAPHSAVLIFPAAYLNSPSSMFGHTLLRIDQADVQSNNTALLSYAINFGAYVEGSDNSILYAWKGLAGGYPGLFALVPYQEKLSEYRSLENRDLWEYRLNLTPEETGRMVEHVWELKQVQFDYFFFDENCSYRLLELLQVARPGLDLTSQFPLTAIPTDTVKAVKAAGLVEKIDYRASRERELLERAKPLDSSEQQWVQKIAADTAQIDSEGFQALGKDRQALIQDAAFRLERYRATGQERDPARTQRSFQLLRAINRNPPPPLAIDRPGLPEDGHQSRTWSAGVGTRGDTAFAEYGLRMAYHDLNDNAEGFPLGAQIEILGLKVRQYEGNKWQVQQLDLATIRSLTPRNELLQPLSWQVTGGLERVLGKHGDENLVSHVNGGAGGTWQLSEQVLGFALGTVRVEHNNDFAQFVAPAAGFNSGVLWKNALGNFSLEGKGDYFANGEVRRSLSLNQQWEVSRNLGLRLSAQRDFSHLSSPRNEVMLEVKWYHY, encoded by the coding sequence ATGCTCAAACGCCTTGCCTCCCTGGCGCTCTGCGTGTGCGCCCCGCTGCACGCCGCTCCGCACATCGACGCTCAGCGTCTGCAACAATTGGCGAACGATCCCTACTGGATTTCCGTCGGCCACTACGAGCGCGGCAAGCTCGGCGGCTGGCGCAGCTATGTCGATGACCGCAAATTCTTTCTGGCCGACGACGGCGCGCACCATCCGGACGCCGAACTGCAGGCTACGTTGCAGGCGATCTATGCACCTGCGGGCAGCGGCGACAAGCATGCGCAGTGTGTGTTTCCTGCGCGCACCCGCTGGCTGCGGCAACAGCTGGGCCTGACTGACCTGCCGAACGTGGAGTGTGCCGAATTCACCAAGTGGTTCTCGGACGTGGCGCCTCACAGCGCCGTGCTGATTTTCCCGGCGGCGTACCTGAACAGCCCTTCCTCGATGTTCGGGCACACCCTGTTGCGCATCGATCAGGCCGATGTGCAGAGCAACAACACTGCCTTGCTCAGCTATGCGATCAACTTTGGCGCCTACGTCGAAGGCAGCGACAACAGCATTCTGTATGCATGGAAAGGGTTGGCCGGGGGCTATCCGGGCTTGTTCGCCCTGGTGCCCTACCAGGAAAAGCTCTCCGAGTACCGCAGCCTGGAAAACCGCGACCTGTGGGAGTACCGGCTCAACCTCACACCTGAAGAGACCGGGCGCATGGTCGAGCATGTGTGGGAACTCAAGCAGGTGCAGTTCGATTATTTCTTCTTTGACGAAAACTGCTCGTATCGCCTGCTCGAACTGCTCCAGGTGGCCCGGCCGGGCCTGGACCTGACTTCGCAGTTCCCCCTGACCGCCATTCCCACGGACACCGTGAAAGCGGTGAAAGCGGCCGGCCTGGTCGAGAAGATCGATTACCGTGCGTCCCGCGAGCGGGAACTGCTCGAACGCGCCAAGCCGCTGGACAGCAGCGAACAGCAATGGGTGCAGAAGATTGCCGCCGATACGGCGCAGATCGACAGCGAAGGCTTCCAGGCCTTGGGCAAGGATCGCCAGGCACTGATCCAGGATGCCGCCTTTCGCTTGGAACGCTACCGGGCCACCGGCCAGGAGCGCGATCCGGCGCGGACCCAGCGCAGCTTCCAACTGCTGCGTGCGATCAATCGCAATCCGCCACCTCCGCTGGCCATCGACCGTCCCGGCTTGCCCGAGGACGGCCATCAGTCGCGGACCTGGAGCGCGGGTGTCGGCACTCGCGGCGATACCGCGTTCGCCGAGTACGGCCTGCGCATGGCCTATCACGACCTCAATGACAACGCCGAAGGGTTTCCGCTGGGCGCGCAGATCGAGATTCTCGGCCTGAAAGTGCGCCAGTACGAAGGCAACAAATGGCAGGTGCAGCAACTGGATCTGGCTACGATCCGCTCGCTGACGCCGCGCAACGAGCTGCTGCAGCCGCTGTCCTGGCAAGTGACCGGCGGTCTGGAACGGGTGCTGGGCAAACACGGTGACGAGAACCTGGTCTCCCATGTCAATGGCGGCGCCGGTGGCACTTGGCAGCTCAGCGAACAGGTGCTGGGCTTCGCCCTGGGCACGGTGCGGGTGGAGCACAACAACGACTTCGCCCAGTTCGTCGCGCCAGCGGCGGGATTCAACAGCGGTGTGCTGTGGAAGAACGCCCTAGGCAACTTCAGCCTCGAAGGCAAGGGCGACTACTTTGCCAATGGCGAGGTGCGCCGCAGCCTGAGCCTGAACCAGCAGTGGGAAGTGTCCCGCAACCTGGGGCTGCGCCTGAGCGCGCAACGCGATTTCAGCCATCTGAGCTCGCCACGCAACGAGGTCATGCTCGAGGTCAAGTGGTACCACTACTAG
- a CDS encoding HAD-IA family hydrolase, whose product MNTAVTGMGPVKAVIFDMDGLLLNTEGIYTEVTQMIAERYGKVFDWSIKQNTIGLGANDLSTYIVETLGLPLTPAEFMEARAPLMAERFPHAQAMAGAEALVRHLKAHNIPIAVGTSSSRGHFAMKTTLHEEWFALFDTIVTADDPEVGAAKPAPDIFLVAAKRLGVEPKDCLVFEDSPFGVTAAKAAGMFAIAVPDAAMAPERYHHADDRLQSLLGFDPAQWGLPAHLV is encoded by the coding sequence ATGAACACTGCAGTAACGGGCATGGGCCCCGTCAAGGCCGTCATCTTCGATATGGATGGCCTGCTTCTGAACACCGAGGGCATCTACACCGAAGTCACGCAGATGATTGCCGAGCGGTACGGCAAGGTCTTCGACTGGAGCATCAAGCAGAACACCATCGGCCTGGGCGCCAACGACCTGTCGACCTATATCGTCGAAACCCTGGGCCTGCCGCTGACGCCCGCCGAATTCATGGAAGCGCGCGCACCGCTGATGGCCGAGCGCTTTCCCCACGCGCAGGCCATGGCCGGCGCCGAGGCACTGGTGCGGCACTTGAAGGCGCACAATATTCCGATCGCTGTGGGCACCAGTTCGTCCCGTGGGCATTTCGCGATGAAAACCACGTTGCATGAGGAGTGGTTCGCGCTGTTCGACACCATCGTCACCGCCGATGACCCGGAAGTGGGCGCCGCCAAGCCGGCGCCGGATATCTTTCTGGTAGCGGCCAAGCGCCTGGGCGTGGAGCCTAAGGACTGCCTGGTGTTCGAGGACTCACCCTTCGGCGTCACCGCCGCCAAGGCCGCCGGCATGTTCGCCATCGCCGTCCCCGATGCCGCCATGGCCCCGGAGCGCTACCACCACGCCGACGATCGGCTGCAAAGCCTGCTGGGCTTCGACCCTGCTCAATGGGGGCTGCCGGCTCACCTGGTGTAG
- a CDS encoding PilZ domain-containing protein: MTQPHTERRRFKRIAFDAKTELRQGTERWPVKLLDLSLKGLLIEKPSPWLGDADKPFNVDVKLGPQEDVVMEVKLAHDDHGQLGFVCTHIGLDSISHLRRLIELNLGDPEELERELGALLEV; the protein is encoded by the coding sequence ATGACGCAACCCCATACCGAACGCCGTCGCTTCAAGCGCATCGCCTTCGATGCCAAGACCGAACTGCGCCAGGGCACCGAGCGCTGGCCGGTGAAGCTGCTCGACCTGTCATTGAAAGGGCTGTTGATCGAAAAGCCATCGCCCTGGCTGGGCGATGCCGACAAGCCCTTCAATGTGGATGTGAAACTGGGGCCACAGGAAGATGTGGTGATGGAGGTCAAGCTGGCCCATGACGACCATGGGCAGCTGGGGTTCGTGTGCACCCATATCGGCCTGGATTCGATCAGCCATTTGCGTCGGTTGATCGAACTCAATCTTGGCGACCCCGAGGAGCTGGAGCGCGAGCTGGGGGCTTTGTTGGAGGTTTGA
- the glyA gene encoding serine hydroxymethyltransferase, whose protein sequence is MFSRSQTLAKYDADLFAAMEQEAQRQEDHIELIASENYTSPAVMEAQGSVLTNKYAEGYPGKRYYGGCEFVDVIEQLAIDRAKELFGADYANVQPHAGSQANSAVYLALLQAGDTILGMSLAHGGHLTHGASVSSSGKLYNAVQYGIDAQGLIDYEEVERLALEHKPKMIVAGFSAYSQILDFPRFREIADKVGAYLFVDMAHVAGLVAAGVYPNPVPFADVVTTTTHKTLRGPRGGLILARANAEIEKKLNSAVFPGAQGGPLEHVIAAKAVCFKEALQPEFKTYQQQVVKNAQAMAKVFIDRGFDVVSGGTENHLFLLSLIKQDISGKDADAALGKAFITVNKNSVPNDPRSPFVTSGLRFGTPAVTTRGFKEAECQELAGWICDILADLNNEAVIDAVRQKVQAICAKLPVYSA, encoded by the coding sequence ATGTTCAGCCGTAGCCAGACACTCGCCAAGTACGATGCCGATCTCTTTGCCGCCATGGAGCAAGAAGCCCAGCGCCAGGAAGATCACATCGAGCTGATTGCCTCGGAAAACTACACCAGTCCCGCTGTGATGGAAGCCCAGGGCTCGGTGCTGACCAACAAGTACGCCGAAGGCTATCCTGGCAAGCGCTACTACGGCGGCTGCGAGTTCGTCGACGTGATCGAGCAACTGGCCATCGACCGCGCCAAGGAGCTGTTCGGCGCCGACTATGCCAACGTTCAGCCGCATGCCGGCTCCCAGGCCAACAGCGCGGTCTACCTGGCCCTGCTGCAGGCAGGCGATACCATCCTGGGCATGAGCCTGGCCCACGGCGGTCACCTGACCCACGGCGCCAGCGTTTCTTCGTCGGGCAAGCTGTACAACGCCGTCCAGTACGGCATCGATGCTCAGGGCCTGATCGACTACGAAGAAGTCGAGCGCCTGGCTCTGGAGCACAAGCCGAAGATGATCGTGGCCGGTTTCTCCGCCTACTCGCAGATCCTCGACTTCCCGCGCTTCCGTGAAATCGCCGACAAGGTCGGTGCCTACCTGTTCGTCGACATGGCCCACGTAGCCGGTCTGGTTGCCGCCGGCGTATACCCCAACCCGGTGCCGTTCGCCGACGTGGTCACCACCACCACCCACAAGACCCTGCGCGGTCCTCGTGGCGGCCTGATTCTGGCGCGTGCCAATGCCGAGATCGAGAAGAAGCTCAACTCGGCGGTGTTCCCAGGTGCGCAGGGTGGCCCGCTGGAGCACGTCATTGCCGCCAAGGCCGTGTGCTTCAAGGAAGCGCTGCAGCCCGAGTTCAAGACCTACCAGCAGCAGGTCGTGAAGAACGCCCAGGCCATGGCCAAGGTGTTCATCGATCGTGGTTTCGACGTGGTTTCCGGCGGTACCGAGAACCATCTGTTCCTGCTGTCGCTGATCAAGCAGGACATTTCCGGCAAGGACGCGGACGCGGCGCTGGGCAAGGCATTCATCACCGTCAACAAGAACTCGGTGCCCAACGATCCTCGCTCGCCGTTCGTGACCTCCGGCCTGCGCTTTGGTACGCCTGCTGTGACCACTCGTGGTTTCAAGGAAGCCGAGTGCCAAGAACTGGCCGGCTGGATCTGCGACATTCTGGCTGATCTGAACAATGAAGCGGTGATCGATGCCGTGCGCCAGAAGGTCCAGGCCATCTGCGCCAAGCTGCCGGTTTATTCGGCGTAA
- a CDS encoding carbon starvation CstA family protein, translated as MKNNSSAFRHVPWLIVAIIGACALGVVALRRGEAINALWIVVAAVAIYLVAYRYYSLFIANHVMQLDPRRATPAVLNNDGLDYVPTNKHILFGHHFAAIAGAGPLVGPVLAAQMGYLPGTLWLIAGVVLAGAVQDFMVLFLSTRRNGRSLGDMVREEMGRIPGTIALFGCFLIMIIILAVLALIVVKALAESPWGIFTVMATIPIAMFMGVYMRYIRPGRIGEISIIGVLLLLLSIWLGGQVAADPVWAKAFTFTGVQIVWMLIGYGFVAAVLPVWLILAPRDYLSTFLKIGTIIALAIGILVTMPELKMPALTQFTDGTGPVWKGGLFPFLFITIACGAVSGFHALISSGTTPKLLDNETNARYIGYGGMLMESFVAIMAMVAASVIEPGVYFAMNSPAAVVGTDVVAVATAVSSWGFAITPEALQAVAHDIGETTILARAGGAPTLAVGIAQILHSVLPGENTMAFWYHFAILFEALFILTAVDAGTRAGRFMLQDLLGSFVPALKRTESWTANVIATAGCVALWGWLLYQGVIDPLGGINTLWPLFGISNQMLAGIALMLATVVLIKMKRQRYIWVTMLPAVWLLICTTTAGFIKLFDANPAVGFLALANKYSAALAQGQVLAPAKSVEQMQHVIFNAYTNATLTVLFLLVVFSILFFALKVGVAAWGKKERTDKEAPFQPFPNA; from the coding sequence ATGAAAAACAATAGCAGTGCGTTCCGCCACGTTCCGTGGCTGATCGTGGCGATCATTGGTGCCTGTGCCCTGGGCGTCGTTGCGCTTCGCCGCGGTGAAGCAATCAACGCGTTATGGATCGTCGTCGCGGCCGTGGCCATCTATCTGGTCGCCTACCGCTACTACAGCCTGTTCATCGCCAACCACGTCATGCAGCTCGACCCGCGCCGCGCCACGCCCGCGGTGCTCAACAACGACGGTCTGGACTACGTACCGACCAACAAGCACATCCTCTTCGGTCACCACTTCGCCGCCATCGCCGGCGCCGGACCTCTGGTCGGCCCGGTACTCGCCGCGCAGATGGGCTATCTTCCCGGCACGCTGTGGCTGATCGCCGGCGTGGTGCTGGCCGGTGCCGTGCAGGACTTCATGGTGCTGTTCCTGTCCACCCGCCGCAACGGCCGCTCGCTGGGCGACATGGTGCGCGAGGAAATGGGCCGGATCCCCGGCACCATCGCCCTGTTCGGTTGCTTCCTGATCATGATCATCATCCTCGCCGTGCTGGCGCTGATCGTGGTCAAGGCGCTCGCCGAAAGTCCGTGGGGCATCTTCACGGTCATGGCCACCATTCCCATCGCGATGTTCATGGGCGTGTACATGCGCTACATCCGCCCGGGCCGCATCGGTGAAATCTCCATCATCGGCGTGCTCCTGCTGCTGCTCTCGATCTGGCTGGGTGGTCAGGTGGCCGCCGATCCGGTCTGGGCCAAGGCCTTCACCTTCACCGGTGTGCAGATCGTCTGGATGCTGATCGGCTATGGCTTCGTTGCCGCCGTGCTGCCCGTGTGGCTGATCCTGGCCCCGCGCGACTACCTCTCCACCTTCCTCAAGATCGGCACCATCATCGCCCTGGCCATCGGCATTCTGGTGACCATGCCGGAACTGAAGATGCCCGCGCTGACCCAGTTCACCGACGGCACCGGCCCGGTATGGAAGGGCGGTCTGTTCCCGTTCCTGTTCATCACCATCGCCTGTGGCGCGGTGTCCGGCTTCCACGCGCTGATCTCCTCGGGCACCACGCCCAAGCTGCTGGACAACGAAACCAACGCCCGCTACATCGGCTACGGCGGCATGTTGATGGAGTCGTTCGTGGCGATCATGGCGATGGTCGCCGCTTCGGTGATCGAGCCAGGCGTGTACTTCGCCATGAACAGCCCGGCGGCAGTGGTCGGTACCGATGTGGTCGCAGTGGCCACGGCGGTCAGCAGCTGGGGCTTCGCCATCACGCCGGAAGCGCTGCAGGCAGTCGCCCATGACATCGGTGAGACCACCATCCTGGCGCGCGCCGGTGGTGCGCCAACATTGGCCGTGGGTATCGCGCAGATCCTGCATTCGGTGCTGCCGGGTGAAAACACCATGGCCTTCTGGTACCACTTCGCGATCCTGTTCGAGGCACTGTTCATCCTGACTGCCGTGGACGCGGGCACCCGTGCCGGCCGCTTCATGCTGCAGGACCTGCTCGGCTCGTTCGTCCCGGCGCTCAAGCGCACCGAGTCCTGGACCGCCAACGTCATCGCCACTGCCGGCTGCGTCGCGTTGTGGGGCTGGTTGCTGTACCAGGGCGTGATCGATCCGTTGGGGGGCATCAATACCTTGTGGCCGCTGTTCGGCATCTCCAACCAGATGCTCGCCGGTATCGCCCTGATGCTCGCCACCGTCGTGCTGATCAAGATGAAGCGCCAGCGCTACATCTGGGTCACCATGCTGCCGGCCGTCTGGCTGCTGATCTGCACCACTACCGCAGGCTTCATCAAGCTGTTCGACGCCAACCCTGCCGTTGGTTTCCTGGCCCTGGCCAACAAGTACAGCGCCGCTCTGGCCCAAGGCCAAGTGCTTGCGCCGGCCAAGAGCGTGGAGCAGATGCAGCACGTGATCTTCAATGCCTACACCAACGCAACCCTGACCGTACTGTTCCTGCTGGTGGTCTTCAGCATCCTGTTCTTCGCCTTGAAGGTCGGCGTCGCCGCCTGGGGCAAGAAGGAACGTACCGACAAGGAAGCACCGTTCCAGCCGTTCCCCAATGCGTGA
- a CDS encoding YbdD/YjiX family protein produces the protein MFNDLSKLGKYLGQAARLMVGMPDYDNYVEHMQTKHPDKPMMDYEAFFRERQEARYGGKGGPKCC, from the coding sequence ATGTTCAACGACCTGAGCAAGTTGGGAAAATACCTGGGCCAGGCGGCACGTCTGATGGTGGGCATGCCGGACTACGACAATTACGTCGAGCACATGCAGACCAAGCACCCGGACAAACCGATGATGGACTACGAGGCGTTCTTCCGCGAACGCCAGGAGGCCAGATACGGCGGCAAGGGTGGGCCCAAGTGCTGTTGA
- the ettA gene encoding energy-dependent translational throttle protein EttA produces the protein MAQYVYTMHRLSKVVPPKREILKNISLSFFPGAKIGVLGLNGSGKSTLLKIMAGVDKEFDGEARPMPELNVGYLPQEPQLDPTKTVREVVEEAVSVIKDAQARLDEVYAAYAEPDADFDKLAAEQAKLEAILQASDGHNLERQLEVAADALRLPAWDAKVEHLSGGEKRRVALCRLLLSAPDMLLLDEPTNHLDADSVAWLEHFLHDFPGTVVAITHDRYFLDNVAGWILELDRGAGIPYEGNYSGWLEAKSDRLAQESKQQSAHEKAMKEELEWVRKGAKARQSKSKARLQRFEEMQSQEFQKRSETNEIYIPAGPRLGDKVIEFKNVTKGYGDRVLIDNLSFAMPKGAIVGVIGGNGAGKSTLFRMLMGKEQPDSGSIEIGETVQLACVDQSRDDLDGSKSVFQQISDGSDQIRIGNYEIPSRTYVGRFNFKGGDQQKFVKDLSGGERGRLHLALTLKEGGNVLLLDEPSNDLDVETLRSLEEALLDFPGAAIVISHDRWFLDRVATHILAYEDDSQAVFFEGNYTEYEADRKKRLGEAAAQPHRVRHKKLA, from the coding sequence ATGGCTCAATACGTCTACACCATGCATCGGCTGAGCAAAGTCGTTCCGCCGAAGCGGGAAATCCTCAAGAACATCTCGCTGTCCTTTTTTCCCGGCGCCAAGATCGGCGTGCTCGGCCTGAACGGCTCGGGCAAATCCACCCTGCTCAAGATCATGGCCGGTGTCGACAAGGAATTCGACGGCGAAGCCCGGCCGATGCCCGAGCTCAACGTCGGCTACCTGCCTCAGGAACCTCAGCTGGACCCGACCAAGACCGTGCGTGAAGTGGTCGAGGAAGCGGTCAGCGTGATCAAGGACGCCCAGGCTCGCCTGGACGAAGTCTACGCCGCCTACGCCGAGCCGGATGCCGACTTCGACAAGCTGGCCGCCGAACAGGCCAAGCTGGAAGCCATCCTGCAGGCCAGCGATGGCCACAACCTGGAGCGCCAGCTGGAAGTCGCCGCCGATGCTCTGCGCCTGCCGGCCTGGGATGCCAAGGTCGAGCACCTGTCCGGTGGCGAGAAGCGCCGCGTGGCCCTGTGCCGCCTGCTGCTGTCGGCCCCCGACATGCTGCTGCTCGACGAGCCGACCAACCACCTGGACGCCGATTCCGTGGCCTGGCTGGAGCACTTCCTGCACGACTTCCCCGGCACCGTGGTGGCGATCACCCACGACCGGTACTTCCTCGACAACGTCGCTGGCTGGATTCTCGAACTCGACCGGGGCGCCGGCATTCCCTACGAAGGCAACTACTCGGGTTGGCTCGAAGCCAAGTCCGATCGTCTGGCTCAGGAATCCAAGCAACAGTCGGCCCATGAAAAGGCCATGAAGGAAGAACTGGAATGGGTGCGCAAAGGCGCCAAGGCCCGCCAGTCCAAATCCAAGGCGCGCCTGCAGCGCTTCGAGGAAATGCAGTCGCAGGAATTCCAGAAGCGTTCGGAAACCAACGAGATCTACATCCCGGCCGGTCCGCGCCTGGGCGACAAGGTCATCGAGTTCAAGAACGTCACCAAGGGCTATGGCGACCGCGTGCTGATCGACAACCTGTCGTTCGCCATGCCCAAGGGCGCGATCGTCGGCGTCATCGGCGGTAACGGTGCGGGTAAATCGACCCTGTTCCGTATGCTCATGGGCAAGGAACAGCCGGACTCGGGCTCCATCGAAATCGGCGAAACCGTGCAACTGGCCTGTGTCGACCAGAGCCGCGACGACCTGGACGGCAGCAAGTCGGTGTTCCAGCAGATCTCCGACGGCTCCGACCAGATCCGCATCGGCAACTACGAAATCCCTTCACGCACCTATGTCGGCCGGTTCAACTTCAAGGGCGGCGACCAGCAGAAGTTCGTCAAGGACCTGTCCGGTGGTGAGCGCGGTCGCCTGCACCTGGCGTTGACTCTCAAGGAGGGTGGCAACGTCCTGCTGCTCGACGAACCGTCCAACGACCTCGACGTGGAAACCCTGCGCTCGCTGGAAGAAGCCTTGCTGGACTTCCCGGGCGCAGCCATCGTGATCTCTCACGATCGCTGGTTCCTGGACCGTGTGGCCACGCACATCCTGGCCTACGAGGATGACTCCCAAGCGGTGTTCTTCGAAGGCAACTACACCGAGTACGAGGCCGATCGCAAGAAACGCCTGGGTGAGGCGGCTGCTCAGCCGCACCGTGTTCGCCACAAGAAGCTGGCGTAA
- a CDS encoding methyltransferase family protein — protein MPKPPARAALPPPLLYLTFIAVAMALSYALPIALPVNSWTAATAAALIILGQGLSFWAMLRFKRQHTATSNFDSPQELQRDGPFALSRNPINLGDTLAYVALSLLMGSLWPWLLLPVLLYLMNWLVIRPDEIQLEALFGDTYRQYCRRVRRWL, from the coding sequence ATGCCCAAGCCACCCGCACGCGCCGCCCTGCCCCCGCCACTGCTGTATCTGACGTTCATCGCCGTGGCCATGGCGCTGAGCTATGCACTGCCCATTGCACTGCCGGTCAACAGCTGGACCGCAGCGACCGCGGCGGCCTTGATCATCCTCGGTCAGGGTCTGTCGTTCTGGGCCATGCTGCGTTTCAAGCGTCAGCACACCGCGACCAGCAACTTCGATTCGCCTCAGGAACTGCAGCGCGACGGACCGTTCGCGCTGTCGCGCAACCCGATCAACCTGGGCGACACCCTGGCCTATGTCGCGCTGTCGCTGTTGATGGGCAGCTTGTGGCCATGGTTATTGCTGCCGGTGTTGCTGTATCTGATGAACTGGCTGGTGATCCGGCCCGACGAAATCCAGCTCGAAGCGCTGTTTGGCGACACTTATCGCCAGTATTGTCGACGGGTTCGCCGCTGGCTCTGA